In the Alistipes provencensis genome, GCTGACGCCCAGCACCAGCACCGCGGCCCCCGGGAAACAGCTCCGCACGAAAGCTACCATCTTTTCGATCTGCGCCGCGTAGTTGGTGTAACTCTTCACGCCCGCCTGCATGATGTTGAGCCCGTATTGGAGGATCACCAGATCGTAACCCGTGAGGGCGTTGATCTGGGCGTTGACCGACGGGTTGGTCCAGAACATCGCCTGTCCGTTGTTGCTGCGCACCGAATAATTGTCGACGACGACTCCGCCGCCTTCGAAGACCGCGCCGTAGCCGATGAATCCCTCCGTGCCGGAGAGCACCTTGAAGGCGAGCGAGCGGATGTGCGGGGCTGAGATCTCGATCTGGCGCACGGCGGCGTCGCCCGTGATGTCGAACTCGCGGCGCAGGGTGTCGTTGAGCGTCACCTCGACGCGGCTGTCGCGGGGCGAGAGGAAGAGGATGCGCGCCCCGTCGCACGAGTCGAGCAGTTTGCGGTAGTCGGTGTTCTCCCAGCGGGTCGAGGCGCCCGCCGTGGGTTGGCAGACCCAGCCCGAGACGTAGAAATTCTCGCGCAGGTTGGCCGGGGCGGCCTTGCGCTGCATGATGTTGTAGGCTGTCCAGCCTTTCGACTGGGTTTTGATCGTGCGCCGGAAAGCCGTCAGCGGCGAGGCCATCGGGGCGAATCCCGCGCCGCCGCCGGGCCGTCCCCCGAAGGCCGACTGGAGCCGTTCGCGCAGGTCGGCGGTGAGGATGTCGCCCTCGACGAACGAGTCGCCGAGGAAGGCGATGCGCACCGGACGTTGGGCGTTGAGCAGCGTGTCGCAGAAAGCGCGGATGCGGCCGTCGCCGCTGTAATCCTCGATCGGGACCAATGTCGCGGTGAAGCGCGCCGAGTCGGGCTCGGGCCGTTGGCCGCGGAGGCTGTCCCGCGGGATGAGCCACTGGTAGGTGGTCTGCGTCTGGCGCGGGGCGGTGTCGGCTTCGATGCGTTCGGCGACGGCGTCGAGGTCGATGTGGAAATCCGCCTCGTCGAAAAGAACGGGTTCGGCGATGGGCTCGGCAGCGGCCGCATCGTCGAAGACCAGAATGTCCGAGAGGATGTTGGCTCGGCGCAGTTTGACGCTTCCGACGCTCTGCGGGGGAATGAAGCCGACGGCCGCGAGCACTGCGATGAGTGCCGCGGTCGCCAGCCAACTGCGGTGGGTGTAGTCTTTTTCGGGGGAGTTCATTGCCGGGTTAGTCGCGCCTTCCGAGGATCAGGAAGACGTAGTAGAGGACCGAGGCGATGGCGCTCAACGCCGCCACGAGGTAGGTGCGGGCCGCCCACGAGAGGGCTTCCTTGGCCTGTGCGAGCTGGGCGCCCTGCATCGTATGGCTGGTCTGGAGCCACTCCACGGCGCGGGCCGAGGCGTTGTACTCCACGGGCAGCGTGACGAGCGAGAAAACCGCCGACATGGCGATCATGCCCACGCCGATCCAGCACAGGATCTCGTTCTGCGTCGAGGCCAGAATGACAAGGCCCAAGATGATGATCCATGTGGCGGCCGACGAGGCGAACTGCACGACGGGAACCAACTGCGAACGGAGCACCAGCGGCGCATAGCCCTGAGCGTGCTGTACGGCGTGGCCGCACTCGTGGGCGGCGACGGCCGCCGCCGCGACGCTCGTCGACGAGTAGACCGAGTCGCTGAGGTTGACGGTCATCGTCTGCGGGTTGAAATGGTCGGTGAGGTGACCTCCGACGTGCGTCACCTTCACGTTGTGGATGTTGTTGTCGCGCAGCATCTTCTCGGCGACCTCGGCACCGGTCAGCCCGCCCGGGAACTGGACCTTCGAATACTTCTTGAACACCGACTGCAGGCGCGCCTGCACGATGAAGCCGATGACGCCGATGGCGATGATCAGCACGAACATGCCCATCGTGGCGGCCGAGTAGCTGATTCCGGCGCTCTCCTGAGTGTAATAGCCTGTCTGGAGCAGGGTAATCATAGGAAATGTCATAGCGTTTTCTATTTTGTTTTGCGGTATGTGTAATAAGCCCCGGCCTGTTGGGCGGGCATCAATACCATATCATTAACGTTCATGTGCGCGGGTAATTGTGCGGCCCACGCGATCGCTTCGGCGATGTCGTCGCCGGTGAGGGGCTCGACGCCCGTGTAGACCGCGTCGGCACGCTCCTTGTCGCCGTGGAAGCGGACCTCGGAAAACTCCGTTTCGACCATTCCCGGGCGGATTTCCGTCACTTTGATTCCCGCCGAAAGCAGGTCGGCGCGCATCGACTGCGAAATGGCGTGCACGGCGTGCTTCGAGGCGCAGTAGACCGCGCCGTTCTCGTAGGCTTCGGTCCCGGCGATCGAGCCGATGTTGAAGATATGCCCGCCGCCCGCAGCGACCATCTTCGGGGCGATGACGCGCGTGACGTAGAGCAGTCCCTTGACGTTGGTGTCGATCATGGCGTCCCAGTCGCGGGTGTCGCCCCGGTCGATGTGTTCCAGCCCGGCGGCCAGCCCGGCGTTGTTGACCAGCAGGTCGATCCGTTCGAGCGGTTCGAGCCAGCGGCGCACCGCCTCCTCGGAACGCACGTCGAACGCCAGCGCGGTGCAGCGTCCGCCTGCGGCTTCGATCTCGGTTTTTAACGCCGCGAGCCGTTCGGCACGCCGTCCGGTGACCGTGACGGCATATCCCTCTTTCGCGAGCCGGAGCGCCGTGGCGCGGCCGATGCCCGATGTCGCCCCTGTAATGAGTGCCTGTTTTTGCATAAAAAACGGTTCTTTCGGGCAAAAATACGAAATTTATACGTTTATTTGCATAAATTTTCTGCAAAACCGCTGCCGTGAATCTCGCTTTTTTCATCGCCCGCCGCATGGCGAAGCCCTCCCCGGAGAACAAACCCGGGGTGATGGAGCGCATCGCCGTGGTGTCGGTGGCGCTGGGGGTGGCGGTGATGATCCTCGCGATGGCCGTCATCATGGGCTTCAAGCGCGAAGTGGCGCACAAGATGACGGGCTTCGCCGCCCACGTCTCGGTGACCGACGTGCGGGGCGTCAACGCCCTCGATTCGGAGCCCGTGCACCGCAGCGCGCACCTCGAGGAGCTGATCCGCGCGACCGACGGGTTTGAGACGATGGCCCCCTATGCCGTGAAGGGCGGCATCGTCCGCACGGCCGACGCCGTGGGCGAGGTGATGCTCAAGGGCGTCGAGGGGGATTACGACTGGTCCTATTTCCGCGAATGGCTCGTCGACGGCGAGCTGCCTCGTGTGGGCGATTCGGTGCGCACGAAAGACATCCTCTTGTCGCGTTCGCTGGCCGACAGGCTGTTGCTCGGCGTGGGCGACAAGGTCGAGATGCTCTTCGTCGAGCCGGGCGAAATGCCCCGCCGCGACCGCTTCAAAGTGGCAGGCGTCTACGCCTCGGGGATGGAGGAGATGGACGGCATGGTGGTCGTCACGGACATCCGCAACGTGCAGCGGTTGTCGGACTGGGGACCGGACGAGATATCCGGTTACGAGATACGGACCCGCGACCTGCGCGACGCCGGCGCCTTTGCCCGCACGCTGGGCCGGACGCTGTTGTACGATGAGGAGGAGGGAACCGAAAACCTCGCGGTGACGAGCGTCACGGAGCGTTATGCCAATATTTTCGACTGGCTGAAGGCCCACGATGTGAACGCCGCGGTGATTATCGTCATCATGCTGGTCGTGGCCTTCTTCAACATGGCTTCGGCGCTGCTGATTCTGGTGCTGGAGCGCACCCGCATGATCGGGCTGCTGAAAGCTCTCGGGATGCGCAGCGGCGAGCTGCGGCGCATCTTCCTCTGGCGGGCGGCTTTCGTCACGCTGCGGGGATTGGTGTGGGGCAACGCCGTCGGACTGGGGCTGTGCCTTATTCAGAAATGGACCCATCTGGTGAAACTCAGCGCGGAGGGCTACCTGCTTTCGGAGGTGCCCGTGTCGCTGGGGTGGGGCTGGTGGCTGGCGCTGAACGCCGGGTTCATCGCCGCGATCGTCGCCCTGCTGGTGATCCCGACGGCCGTGGTGTCCGGTGTGAAACCCGAAGAAACAATCAGGTACGAATGAAACCATATAATACAGATCAGACCAAGAAAGAGGAGGTTCGCGAGATGTTCGACAACATCGCGCCCCGATACGACCTGCTGAACCATACGCTTTCGGTGAACATCGACCGCATCTGGCGCCGCCGCGTGGTGAACGAGGTGCGGCGTGCGAACCCCCGCCGCATTCTCGACGTGGCGACCGGCACGGGCGATCTGGCGATCGCCATGGCGCGCCGGATCGAGGGCGTGCAGGGGATGGGCGTGGACCTTTCGGAGCAGATGCTCGCCGTGGCGCGCCGCAAGGTCGAGGCCCGGGGGCTGGACAACCGCATCGTCCTCGACCGGGGCGATGCCGAGCACCTCGCCGTGGCCGACGCTTCGGTCGATGCGGCGACCGTCGCATTCGGGGTGCGCAACTTCGGGGACCTCACGGCGGGACTGCCCGAACTGGCCCGCACAATAAAACCCGGGGGCAAAGTCGTTATTCTGGAGTTCTCGCGGCCCCGCAACCGGGCGTTCCGGGCGTTGTACGAATTTTATTCCTATAAAATACTGCCCCGCATCGGCGGGCTGGTGTCGCGCGACAAGAGGGCCTACGAGTACCTGCCGGCCTCGGTGGGGGAGTTTCCCGCCCCGGCGGAGTTTCTGGGAATGATGGAAAAGGCGGGGTTCCGAAACTGCCGGGCGAGAAGCCAGAGCTTCGGGATCGCACAGATATATATAGGGGAGAAATGAGAAAAATGCAAGAACCGCAATATGATTATTGCTGCCGAATGCCGTATTCGCGGCCTCAGGCCGCGTATGCAAGTCTGCCCCGCCCCCAACCCCCCGCCTCAGGCAGGGGCTTGGTCCGCCTGCGGTGGAAGATCAGGGTTCCGAACGCTGTTTTCTCATCGCTTTTGTTGCTGGCGGTCATTCTGTCGACTTCGTGCCGCAAGGCCGTCGAGAAGGCGCAGCGCAACATCCGTTTCGAGGGGATCGAGAAGATCGAACGGCAGGGGCTGACCGGCGCCGAGATGGTCGTGCGGGGGATGAACGACACGGGCTACAAGCTGCAGCTCAACATGGCCGAGATCGACATTTATTACTCCGAAAGCCGTGTGGGGACGATCGTGCTGCGCGAACCGGTCGAGGTGCCCCGCCGCACGACGGACAGTTTCCGGACGCTGTGGAGGTTGAAGATCTCCGATCCGATGGCGCTCTATGTGCTGCTCCGGAAAGTCGAGGCGGGCGACCTTTCGCAGGTCGGCGTCGCCTATGCCCTCGAGGGGCGCGGAGGCCCGGCGCCCGTAAAAATTTCGCGCGACAGGATGCCGTTGTCGGATTTTTTGAATACCTTTGGCCTTACGTTGCAGGATGTTAAAAACCAATTGAAGTGATGCGCAGATTGTCGATCCTTACCCTGATGCTCCTGTGTGCGGCCGTTTCGCTCCGTGCACAGTCGCTCGACGCTTTCAAACAGCGGCTGGCCGAACCCGTCGCCGGGGCCGCCCTTTTCGGACGGGCGCAGGTGACCGTCACGGAGCACGGCGATGCCGCGCGCGCCGTGGCTGACGCCGTGCCGGAGCACGGCGATGCCGCGCGCGCCGTGGCTGACGCCGTGCGTGCCGGGCAGCGGTTGCAGATACGCGGTTTCCGCGTCTGTATCTTTTCGGACAACGGGCCCGAGGCCCGCAACGGGGCCTTCGCCGCGCAGAAACTCTTCGAGGAGACCTATCCCGGCGTGAAGGTTTACATGGACTACAAGATTCCCTATTTCGTCGTTTCGGTCGGGGACTGCCTGAGCAACGAGGAGGCGGTTATTCTGAAAGGCCGCGTGACGGGGACTTTTCCGAAAGCGTTCCTGAAAAACGAGGAATTTCCGATTTCGAACCTTTTGGACTAAAAAAAGTCCATTTTTGAAAAATATATGTTTTTTCTTTGCTTATTTCGGGCGAATATATATCTTTGCGGCGTTACTGAATAACTAATTTCTAAACATTTAGCGCTATGAAAAAGATTTTCTCTTTTGTTGTCGTTATGGCTGCCGTCGCTATGGTAAGCTGCTGCGGCAATTCGAACAAGAAGGCCGCTGAAGGTGCTGCCGCCGAGGCTGCTGCTACGA is a window encoding:
- a CDS encoding SGNH/GDSL hydrolase family protein — protein: MNSPEKDYTHRSWLATAALIAVLAAVGFIPPQSVGSVKLRRANILSDILVFDDAAAAEPIAEPVLFDEADFHIDLDAVAERIEADTAPRQTQTTYQWLIPRDSLRGQRPEPDSARFTATLVPIEDYSGDGRIRAFCDTLLNAQRPVRIAFLGDSFVEGDILTADLRERLQSAFGGRPGGGAGFAPMASPLTAFRRTIKTQSKGWTAYNIMQRKAAPANLRENFYVSGWVCQPTAGASTRWENTDYRKLLDSCDGARILFLSPRDSRVEVTLNDTLRREFDITGDAAVRQIEISAPHIRSLAFKVLSGTEGFIGYGAVFEGGGVVVDNYSVRSNNGQAMFWTNPSVNAQINALTGYDLVILQYGLNIMQAGVKSYTNYAAQIEKMVAFVRSCFPGAAVLVLGVSDRSTKTDAGFEPMDAIPYMLDFQRGAARNTGAAFWPTCDAMRAQGGMEQFVKNGWAGKDYTHINYAGGRRVAWALFDALNAEACSLHAEQRAAELRRQAEAAVLDSLQRTRIERSLLPSAAPEPLNPPIR
- a CDS encoding zinc metallopeptidase, which gives rise to MITLLQTGYYTQESAGISYSAATMGMFVLIIAIGVIGFIVQARLQSVFKKYSKVQFPGGLTGAEVAEKMLRDNNIHNVKVTHVGGHLTDHFNPQTMTVNLSDSVYSSTSVAAAAVAAHECGHAVQHAQGYAPLVLRSQLVPVVQFASSAATWIIILGLVILASTQNEILCWIGVGMIAMSAVFSLVTLPVEYNASARAVEWLQTSHTMQGAQLAQAKEALSWAARTYLVAALSAIASVLYYVFLILGRRD
- a CDS encoding SDR family NAD(P)-dependent oxidoreductase, giving the protein MQKQALITGATSGIGRATALRLAKEGYAVTVTGRRAERLAALKTEIEAAGGRCTALAFDVRSEEAVRRWLEPLERIDLLVNNAGLAAGLEHIDRGDTRDWDAMIDTNVKGLLYVTRVIAPKMVAAGGGHIFNIGSIAGTEAYENGAVYCASKHAVHAISQSMRADLLSAGIKVTEIRPGMVETEFSEVRFHGDKERADAVYTGVEPLTGDDIAEAIAWAAQLPAHMNVNDMVLMPAQQAGAYYTYRKTK
- a CDS encoding ABC transporter permease → MNLAFFIARRMAKPSPENKPGVMERIAVVSVALGVAVMILAMAVIMGFKREVAHKMTGFAAHVSVTDVRGVNALDSEPVHRSAHLEELIRATDGFETMAPYAVKGGIVRTADAVGEVMLKGVEGDYDWSYFREWLVDGELPRVGDSVRTKDILLSRSLADRLLLGVGDKVEMLFVEPGEMPRRDRFKVAGVYASGMEEMDGMVVVTDIRNVQRLSDWGPDEISGYEIRTRDLRDAGAFARTLGRTLLYDEEEGTENLAVTSVTERYANIFDWLKAHDVNAAVIIVIMLVVAFFNMASALLILVLERTRMIGLLKALGMRSGELRRIFLWRAAFVTLRGLVWGNAVGLGLCLIQKWTHLVKLSAEGYLLSEVPVSLGWGWWLALNAGFIAAIVALLVIPTAVVSGVKPEETIRYE
- the ubiE gene encoding bifunctional demethylmenaquinone methyltransferase/2-methoxy-6-polyprenyl-1,4-benzoquinol methylase UbiE; translation: MKPYNTDQTKKEEVREMFDNIAPRYDLLNHTLSVNIDRIWRRRVVNEVRRANPRRILDVATGTGDLAIAMARRIEGVQGMGVDLSEQMLAVARRKVEARGLDNRIVLDRGDAEHLAVADASVDAATVAFGVRNFGDLTAGLPELARTIKPGGKVVILEFSRPRNRAFRALYEFYSYKILPRIGGLVSRDKRAYEYLPASVGEFPAPAEFLGMMEKAGFRNCRARSQSFGIAQIYIGEK